The following are from one region of the Alicyclobacillus fastidiosus genome:
- a CDS encoding DHA2 family efflux MFS transporter permease subunit yields the protein MGNASVNQVRTGPIFAIILIGAFVAFLNQTLINVALPQMMDRLHISATTGDWLTTIFMLVNGIVIPITAFLMDRFTTRQLYITSMGLFTAGTLICCIAPNFGCILVGRVVQAAGAGILFPLITNIIFTLFPPEKRGGAMGIFGISINFAPAIGPTLSGWIVESHSWRVLFLIILPIALIDLVISIFVLKNVSETSRPKLDVWGVILSTIGFGGVLYGFATAGDSGWGSADVVTMLVVGAVGIFLFVWRQWVVGHALLEFRIFRYPMYSLTTVVNVVVTMSLYSGMILMPIYMQNVRGFSSLLSGLMLLPGGIVMGVMSPITGRLFDKMGARWLAVTGLAITVVTTYALTRLTLNTSFTYVVIVYTLRMFGMSILMMPIFTAGLNELPMTLNRYGTAMVNTLRMIAGAVGMALFVSIMTNVGATHTKSIVVREHIAPTDKAHMATALNQGLVAGINEAFVVATVLTVVAFILSFFIQRTSPKEDTITNRVQRNKEQKTGLAIAHD from the coding sequence ATGGGGAACGCATCCGTAAATCAGGTCCGAACTGGACCGATTTTCGCAATTATTCTTATTGGCGCATTCGTCGCATTTCTAAACCAAACACTAATCAACGTTGCACTGCCGCAAATGATGGATCGATTGCACATCAGTGCGACGACCGGGGATTGGCTGACGACCATTTTCATGTTGGTCAATGGAATTGTGATCCCAATCACCGCCTTTTTGATGGATCGGTTCACCACCAGGCAACTGTACATCACATCGATGGGACTTTTTACTGCAGGTACACTGATCTGTTGTATCGCACCAAATTTCGGTTGCATCCTCGTGGGTCGCGTCGTTCAAGCAGCTGGGGCAGGTATTCTGTTTCCACTGATCACAAATATCATCTTCACACTATTTCCACCTGAGAAGCGAGGTGGAGCTATGGGTATTTTTGGTATATCCATCAACTTTGCACCAGCCATCGGGCCAACTCTCTCGGGGTGGATTGTCGAAAGTCACTCGTGGCGTGTGTTGTTCCTGATCATTTTGCCGATTGCATTGATCGACTTGGTCATCTCCATATTCGTGCTCAAAAATGTATCCGAGACTAGTCGTCCGAAGTTGGACGTGTGGGGCGTGATTTTGTCGACGATCGGATTCGGTGGCGTTCTCTACGGCTTCGCGACAGCTGGTGACTCAGGCTGGGGCAGTGCCGATGTGGTGACCATGCTCGTGGTCGGCGCGGTAGGTATTTTCCTCTTCGTCTGGCGGCAATGGGTTGTCGGGCATGCACTGTTGGAGTTTCGCATTTTTCGCTATCCGATGTACAGCTTGACCACAGTCGTCAACGTGGTCGTGACCATGTCTCTTTACTCTGGCATGATTTTAATGCCGATTTACATGCAAAACGTCCGTGGTTTTTCGTCGCTGCTCTCTGGCCTGATGTTGTTGCCGGGCGGCATTGTGATGGGGGTCATGTCGCCAATCACTGGTCGTCTGTTCGATAAAATGGGCGCTCGCTGGTTGGCCGTGACCGGATTGGCGATCACGGTTGTGACGACGTATGCATTGACTCGCCTTACCTTGAACACGAGCTTTACGTACGTGGTCATCGTCTATACACTTCGCATGTTTGGGATGTCTATTTTGATGATGCCGATTTTTACGGCGGGATTAAACGAACTTCCGATGACCTTGAATCGGTATGGCACGGCGATGGTGAATACGCTGCGGATGATTGCGGGAGCAGTCGGGATGGCGCTCTTCGTATCCATCATGACGAACGTGGGCGCGACGCACACCAAGTCGATTGTCGTGCGCGAGCACATTGCTCCTACGGATAAAGCCCATATGGCAACGGCGTTAAACCAAGGTCTGGTCGCAGGGATCAACGAGGCATTTGTGGTCGCGACGGTATTGACCGTCGTGGCATTCATACTGTCGTTCTTCATTCAACGGACGTCGCCGAAGGAGGACACGATTACGAATCGGGTTCAACGAAACAAGGAACAGAAGACGGGATTGGCCATCGCGCATGACTGA
- a CDS encoding Na+/H+ antiporter NhaC family protein, which translates to MYGSIVSLVPFFVVIPIALWTKQVIPGLAIGLFIGAYLLHPSMLGGLQSAITYVVRETTTSGNLNLVLFLYGFGSFVGLIRVTGGVAGFSEWIGKRIKTERGAFVLTWVSSAATFMAPDFRIITIAPVVRRIFSRLGVKPEKVAYVIDVTSTPLCAIVPLGTAFVGYMVGLMHTSLDHTRTTYTPYSLFIASIPFNFFAWVMLVVGFVLTFFTRNHARATAQTPQATEPDHLRSRNRRHIEQKMRQVAAMASMETGAVGAVPSVDVGRRNARQESDKDIPDPVELLSERVHPSAANLVVPLVVLLVLTIGLTYASGFANGGRGVFQALVQANASAAMLQALIATLVFMFVFYACRRQPIDRTMFGFMQGGNEMMSVIVLLVLIWAVSAVSSDLGFSQFCQREITRFVPHAFIVPALFVFGCVISYFIGSSFGTWGMLMPLGFSLASTGAGGLPLIAGAIFASGTFGGFASPLSDNTVAMATMMKLPVMRYANYKTKSAALAAGICVLLYIVLEWVL; encoded by the coding sequence ATGTACGGGAGCATTGTGTCGCTGGTTCCATTTTTTGTGGTCATTCCGATTGCCCTGTGGACCAAGCAGGTCATTCCGGGGCTCGCCATCGGGTTGTTCATCGGCGCTTATCTCCTCCATCCCTCGATGCTTGGAGGCCTGCAATCGGCCATCACATATGTGGTTCGTGAGACCACGACGAGCGGCAATCTCAACTTGGTGTTGTTTCTGTATGGGTTCGGGTCGTTCGTCGGACTGATTCGCGTCACTGGAGGAGTCGCTGGATTTTCGGAATGGATCGGGAAGCGCATCAAGACGGAGCGCGGAGCCTTTGTCCTCACCTGGGTATCGTCAGCCGCGACGTTCATGGCACCGGACTTTCGGATTATCACCATCGCACCAGTGGTGCGGCGAATCTTCAGCCGGTTAGGTGTAAAGCCCGAGAAGGTGGCGTATGTCATCGACGTCACGTCAACGCCCCTCTGCGCCATTGTTCCGCTTGGCACGGCGTTTGTCGGGTACATGGTGGGGCTCATGCACACCTCACTCGATCACACCCGAACCACCTACACGCCATACAGTCTGTTCATCGCGAGCATACCGTTCAACTTCTTCGCCTGGGTGATGCTCGTCGTCGGTTTCGTGTTGACATTCTTCACGCGCAACCATGCTCGTGCCACGGCGCAGACACCGCAGGCGACTGAACCAGATCATCTGCGCTCCCGGAACCGTCGTCACATCGAGCAGAAGATGCGCCAGGTCGCAGCGATGGCCAGCATGGAAACCGGTGCCGTCGGCGCTGTGCCAAGTGTCGATGTCGGCCGCAGAAACGCACGACAAGAGTCGGACAAGGACATTCCAGACCCTGTCGAACTGCTATCGGAGCGAGTACATCCGAGCGCGGCCAATCTGGTCGTTCCGCTCGTCGTCCTGCTCGTCCTCACGATCGGCCTCACGTACGCCTCCGGATTCGCCAATGGCGGGCGCGGCGTCTTTCAGGCACTCGTCCAGGCTAATGCTTCGGCGGCCATGTTACAGGCCCTCATCGCAACGCTCGTCTTTATGTTTGTGTTCTACGCGTGCCGTCGCCAACCGATCGACCGCACCATGTTTGGCTTTATGCAGGGCGGCAACGAGATGATGTCCGTCATCGTGCTGCTTGTCCTCATTTGGGCCGTGTCGGCGGTTTCTAGCGATCTCGGCTTTTCGCAGTTCTGCCAGCGTGAAATCACCCGGTTTGTACCGCACGCGTTCATCGTGCCAGCCCTGTTTGTGTTCGGCTGCGTCATCTCCTACTTCATCGGATCGTCGTTCGGCACGTGGGGCATGTTGATGCCGTTAGGATTTTCACTCGCGTCGACTGGCGCCGGGGGGCTGCCGCTGATCGCAGGGGCCATTTTCGCCAGTGGTACATTCGGCGGATTCGCGTCGCCCCTGAGCGATAACACGGTGGCCATGGCGACGATGATGAAGCTCCCAGTGATGCGCTACGCCAACTACAAAACGAAGAGTGCGGCGCTCGCCGCGGGGATTTGTGTCCTGTTGTACATCGTCCTCGAATGGGTCCTCTAA